From Humisphaera borealis, the proteins below share one genomic window:
- a CDS encoding PilZ domain-containing protein: MADATGGIGPMQLSLKLYEQLNSLLCAEAVTGRQQRSEPRVGVRMRQQIVPNIVGDAGTRPIDVWIRDISLTGLGFSANQPLGQGTQFLIRLTSSSGSKVAIRYSIAHCVCVAPGVYVAGAKVDRVFCTECACLQGMMDRIASLVVTPAA, encoded by the coding sequence ATGGCCGATGCCACGGGCGGGATCGGCCCTATGCAACTGAGTCTGAAGCTATACGAACAGCTCAACAGTCTTCTGTGCGCAGAAGCTGTCACCGGCCGGCAGCAACGCAGCGAGCCGCGGGTCGGCGTGCGGATGCGCCAGCAGATCGTTCCGAACATCGTCGGCGACGCCGGCACACGGCCGATCGACGTCTGGATTCGCGACATCTCCCTCACTGGCCTTGGGTTCTCGGCGAATCAACCGCTGGGGCAAGGCACTCAGTTTCTGATTCGCCTGACCAGTTCATCCGGCTCGAAGGTCGCGATTCGATATTCGATCGCACACTGCGTGTGTGTCGCCCCCGGCGTTTATGTGGCGGGCGCGAAGGTCGATCGTGTGTTCTGCACGGAATGTGCATGCCTGCAAGGCATGATGGATCGCATCGCGAGCCTCGTGGTCACCCCCGCCGCCTGA
- a CDS encoding ParB/RepB/Spo0J family partition protein, with protein MSKINKPRLGRGLSSLISVDIPDEEIPPLPSEAPSALVGPSAKPAPAALVVETIPLTQRVIELPVADVRPNPHQPRRDFDETALKELAASLKTNGVIQPIVVRQSAGGYELIAGERRLRAAKIAGLSTVPAIVKEVDGLTQAQFALVENIQRENLNPIERAEAYKLLLQQLGLSHSELAGRLGEDRSAVSNHLRLLELAVPVRELIRSAKLTLGHAKVLAGVSDVLEQERLGKLVVEQGLSVRNLETIVQSLGSPAATKPTKPATTAHLRDLEKAISSHLGMRVSLRSKTNTKGSLVINYVNLDQFDEIMTRLGVKLSETE; from the coding sequence ATGTCAAAGATCAACAAGCCAAGATTGGGTCGGGGGCTGAGCAGTCTGATATCGGTCGATATCCCCGACGAAGAGATCCCCCCCCTGCCATCCGAAGCGCCGTCGGCGCTCGTCGGACCGTCTGCCAAGCCGGCCCCTGCAGCACTGGTGGTCGAGACGATCCCATTGACCCAGCGGGTGATCGAGTTGCCGGTGGCAGACGTTCGGCCGAACCCGCATCAGCCCCGCCGAGACTTTGACGAAACCGCTCTTAAGGAACTCGCCGCCAGCCTGAAGACCAACGGCGTCATTCAGCCGATCGTGGTGAGACAGTCGGCGGGGGGCTATGAGCTGATCGCCGGCGAACGGCGGCTGCGGGCGGCGAAGATCGCCGGTCTGAGCACGGTGCCTGCCATCGTCAAGGAAGTTGACGGGCTGACACAGGCCCAATTCGCGCTGGTGGAGAACATCCAGCGTGAGAACCTAAACCCCATCGAACGGGCGGAGGCCTACAAGCTGCTGTTACAACAGCTCGGGCTCAGCCATAGCGAGTTGGCGGGGCGTTTAGGTGAGGATCGATCGGCGGTTTCCAATCATCTGCGGCTCCTGGAGCTGGCCGTGCCTGTGCGAGAACTGATTCGGTCCGCCAAGCTGACACTGGGTCATGCCAAGGTCCTGGCGGGGGTAAGCGATGTCCTGGAGCAGGAGCGGCTGGGAAAACTAGTGGTCGAGCAGGGGCTATCGGTGCGGAATCTGGAGACGATCGTGCAGTCCCTGGGCTCCCCCGCCGCGACAAAGCCGACCAAGCCTGCGACGACAGCACATCTCCGCGATCTGGAGAAGGCGATCTCCAGCCATCTGGGGATGCGGGTGTCGCTGCGGTCGAAGACAAACACCAAGGGAAGCCTGGTAATCAACTACGTGAACCTGGACCAGTTTGATGAAATCATGACTCGGCTGGGCGTGAAGTTGTCCGAGACGGAGTGA
- a CDS encoding transposase: protein MSRRLRTVGMSQLFERLLAIVSEKFGTPLVKQIDSKPLVVGAYSKDPDARRGRLADGQFCKGYRLHAVSHGRIFKQFLIDSLNTNDAVVGPKLLPKLEGGGYVLGDNAYDTNDCHEASASAGHQLVAPPREVNKGKRDKKYNGPERLRGLDIIDSPLENCGEPSAFGQRLYGGRQEIESGFAGLTYCGLGALPPWVRTPRRVALWAAAKLLIYLTTQALNKRLMM, encoded by the coding sequence ATGAGCCGCCGTCTGCGAACCGTCGGCATGAGCCAACTGTTCGAGCGGCTCCTGGCCATCGTGTCGGAGAAGTTCGGCACCCCGCTGGTCAAACAGATTGATTCCAAGCCACTGGTCGTCGGCGCTTACAGCAAGGACCCTGACGCCAGGCGGGGACGCCTGGCCGATGGGCAGTTCTGCAAAGGCTACCGCCTGCATGCAGTGTCGCACGGCCGGATTTTCAAGCAGTTTCTGATCGACTCGCTCAACACCAACGATGCGGTCGTCGGACCGAAATTGCTGCCGAAGCTCGAAGGCGGCGGATACGTGTTGGGCGACAACGCCTACGACACCAACGATTGCCACGAGGCGTCGGCGTCGGCGGGTCATCAGTTGGTCGCGCCCCCGAGGGAGGTCAACAAGGGCAAGCGGGACAAAAAGTACAACGGGCCCGAGCGACTCCGCGGGCTGGACATCATCGACAGTCCGCTGGAGAACTGCGGGGAGCCGTCGGCCTTCGGCCAGAGGTTGTATGGTGGGCGACAAGAGATCGAGTCAGGCTTTGCCGGGCTGACGTACTGTGGCTTAGGCGCGTTGCCGCCGTGGGTCCGTACACCCCGGCGCGTCGCGCTCTGGGCGGCGGCAAAACTCTTGATCTACCTGACGACTCAGGCCCTAAACAAAAGACTTATGATGTAG
- a CDS encoding pyruvate carboxylase, whose translation MRKLLVANRSEIAIRVFRAATELGLSTVAVFTHEDRFSLHRFKADEAYLIGPPEGGMPVKGYLDIPAIIAVAKEHQVDAIHPGYGFLSENAELSRQCKEAGIVFVGPTAELLETFGDKTAAKRVARKAKVPTVPGTDGALSDPAKVKAAAAEVGYPVILKASFGGGGRGMRVVLNESEILGKLEEASREAGAAFGRGEVFIERYVRKAKHIEVQILGDTHGNIVHLWERDCSVQRRHQKVVEIAPSIDLPQQLRVDICEAAKRLCATAGYINAGTVEFLVDVERNEFFFIEVNPRIQVEHTVTEVVTGIDLVKSQIRVAQGHKLHEAPLSIPPQEKIETRGYAVQCRITTEDPENSFIPDYGRISTYRSPGGFAVRLDGGNGFGGSVITPYFDSLLVKVITSGTTFLESIDRMDRALREFRIRGVKTNIPFLENLINHPAFRNGEATTTFIDQNPSLFQFKAKRDRATKLLTYLGDVIVNGRPEVKGKVDVKRRLPMPVVPPYPHGQRPPLGTKDKLTELGPVKFAEWVRKQKRLMLTDTTMRDAHQSLLATRVRTYDLLKVAESTAHLMPNLFSLEMWGGATFDTTMRFLQEDPWDRLYELRKRVPNILFQMLLRASNAVGYTNYPDNVVKSFTKTAAEAGIDVFRIFDSLNWVDNMQVAIETVREHTNSLCEASICYTGDILDPRRTKYSLLYYISMAKKLVAMGTNILAIKDMAGLAKPFAAKTLVKALRDEVGVPIHFHTHDTSGVQAASYLMASDAGVDVVDVALASMSGMTSQPNLNSIVAAMNNTARDTQVDLDAANRLSDYWEATRQAYYPFEEGMLAGTAEVYHHEMPGGQYTNLRQQAKSMGLEARWREIADAYAQVNQLFGDIVKVTPSSKVVGDMAIFMVTNNLTATDILTPGRQHNFPKSVVEMMQGMLGFPEGGWPKVLQKIILDSASEKPIKGRPGSKLEKVDLAATKKELQKKIGREPRDVDVQSYLMYPKVYLDFDKTVKLYDNVSVIPTPAFFYGLQPGEEITLDIEAGKTLIIRYLTVGEPREDGTRTVFFELNGQPREVNVPDRSLEATLHKHPKANPDDAKQIAAPMPGKVTNIAVKPGDLVKGNERLLSIEAMKMETAVYAPREGKIKEVAVKPGSAVTAGDLLVVLEA comes from the coding sequence ATGCGCAAGTTACTCGTCGCCAACCGATCTGAAATCGCGATTCGTGTGTTCCGGGCGGCGACCGAACTCGGACTTTCGACGGTCGCCGTCTTTACCCACGAAGACCGTTTCTCGCTTCACCGGTTCAAGGCCGACGAGGCCTACCTGATCGGCCCGCCGGAGGGTGGCATGCCGGTGAAGGGGTACCTGGACATCCCGGCAATCATCGCTGTTGCGAAGGAACACCAGGTCGATGCGATCCATCCCGGGTACGGATTTCTGTCGGAGAATGCTGAGCTCTCGCGCCAGTGCAAGGAAGCCGGCATTGTGTTCGTCGGGCCGACGGCCGAGCTGCTGGAGACCTTCGGCGACAAGACCGCCGCCAAGCGCGTCGCCAGGAAGGCGAAGGTGCCCACCGTGCCCGGCACCGACGGCGCACTGTCGGACCCGGCCAAGGTGAAAGCCGCCGCGGCCGAGGTGGGGTATCCGGTCATCCTGAAGGCCAGCTTCGGCGGCGGCGGCCGCGGGATGCGCGTCGTCCTGAACGAAAGCGAGATCCTCGGCAAGCTCGAAGAAGCCAGCCGCGAAGCCGGCGCAGCCTTCGGCCGGGGTGAAGTATTCATCGAACGCTACGTCAGGAAGGCCAAGCACATCGAAGTGCAGATCCTCGGCGATACCCACGGCAACATCGTTCACCTGTGGGAGCGCGACTGTTCCGTGCAGCGGCGGCACCAGAAGGTGGTCGAAATCGCGCCGAGCATCGACCTGCCCCAGCAGTTGCGGGTGGACATCTGCGAAGCCGCCAAGCGGCTCTGCGCGACGGCAGGCTACATCAACGCCGGCACCGTCGAATTCCTGGTGGACGTCGAGCGCAACGAGTTTTTCTTTATCGAAGTCAACCCGCGTATCCAGGTCGAGCACACGGTGACGGAAGTGGTGACGGGCATCGATCTGGTCAAGAGCCAGATTCGCGTCGCCCAGGGGCATAAGCTGCACGAAGCGCCGCTGAGCATTCCGCCGCAGGAGAAGATCGAGACGCGCGGCTACGCCGTCCAGTGCCGCATCACGACGGAAGACCCGGAAAACAGCTTTATCCCGGATTACGGCCGCATCAGCACCTACCGGTCGCCGGGCGGATTTGCGGTTCGGCTCGACGGTGGCAACGGGTTTGGCGGGTCGGTCATCACGCCCTACTTCGACTCGCTGCTGGTCAAGGTCATCACCAGCGGTACGACATTCCTCGAATCCATCGACCGCATGGACCGGGCGCTTCGCGAGTTCCGCATTCGCGGCGTGAAGACCAACATCCCGTTCCTGGAAAACCTGATCAACCACCCCGCCTTCCGCAACGGCGAGGCGACGACCACCTTCATCGATCAGAACCCGAGCCTGTTCCAGTTCAAAGCAAAGCGGGACCGGGCGACCAAGCTGCTGACCTACCTCGGCGATGTGATCGTGAACGGCCGGCCGGAAGTGAAAGGCAAAGTCGATGTCAAACGCCGGCTGCCGATGCCGGTCGTCCCCCCCTACCCGCACGGCCAGCGTCCGCCTTTGGGCACCAAGGACAAGCTGACCGAGCTCGGCCCGGTCAAGTTCGCCGAGTGGGTTCGCAAGCAGAAGCGGCTGATGCTGACCGACACGACGATGCGCGATGCGCACCAGTCGCTGCTGGCGACGCGCGTCCGCACGTACGACCTGTTGAAGGTCGCCGAGTCAACGGCCCACCTGATGCCCAACCTCTTCAGCCTGGAGATGTGGGGCGGCGCGACCTTCGACACCACCATGCGGTTCCTTCAGGAAGACCCATGGGATCGGCTGTACGAACTGCGCAAGCGGGTGCCGAACATTCTCTTCCAGATGTTGCTCCGCGCCAGTAACGCCGTGGGTTACACCAATTACCCCGACAACGTCGTCAAGAGTTTCACCAAGACCGCGGCGGAAGCCGGGATAGACGTCTTCCGCATCTTCGACTCGCTCAACTGGGTCGACAACATGCAGGTCGCGATCGAGACGGTCCGCGAGCACACCAACAGCCTCTGCGAAGCATCGATCTGCTACACGGGTGACATCCTGGACCCCCGCCGGACCAAGTACAGCCTGCTGTACTACATCTCGATGGCCAAGAAGCTGGTCGCGATGGGGACGAACATCCTGGCGATCAAGGACATGGCCGGCCTCGCTAAACCTTTTGCTGCCAAGACGTTGGTGAAGGCTTTGCGGGACGAAGTGGGCGTGCCGATCCACTTCCACACGCACGATACCAGCGGCGTGCAGGCGGCGAGCTACCTGATGGCGAGCGACGCCGGCGTGGATGTCGTTGACGTCGCGTTGGCCAGCATGAGCGGCATGACCAGCCAGCCGAACCTGAACTCGATCGTCGCGGCGATGAACAACACCGCGCGCGACACGCAGGTCGATCTGGATGCGGCTAACCGCCTGAGCGACTACTGGGAAGCGACGCGGCAGGCGTACTACCCGTTCGAAGAAGGCATGCTCGCCGGCACCGCAGAGGTCTACCACCACGAGATGCCCGGCGGGCAGTACACCAACCTTCGGCAGCAGGCCAAGAGCATGGGCCTGGAAGCACGCTGGCGCGAAATCGCCGACGCCTACGCCCAGGTCAATCAGCTCTTCGGCGACATCGTCAAGGTCACCCCCAGCAGCAAGGTCGTCGGCGACATGGCGATCTTCATGGTCACCAACAACCTCACCGCGACCGACATCCTCACCCCCGGCCGTCAGCACAACTTCCCCAAGAGCGTCGTCGAAATGATGCAGGGCATGCTCGGCTTCCCCGAAGGGGGTTGGCCGAAGGTGCTCCAGAAGATCATCCTGGACTCGGCGAGCGAAAAGCCGATCAAGGGCCGACCGGGCTCCAAGCTGGAGAAGGTGGACCTGGCCGCGACGAAGAAGGAACTGCAGAAGAAGATCGGCCGGGAACCGCGCGACGTCGATGTGCAGTCTTACCTGATGTACCCCAAGGTGTACCTCGACTTCGACAAGACGGTGAAGCTGTACGACAACGTCAGCGTCATCCCGACGCCGGCGTTCTTCTACGGGCTTCAGCCTGGCGAGGAAATCACGCTGGATATCGAGGCGGGCAAGACGCTGATCATCCGGTACCTGACCGTCGGCGAGCCACGCGAAGACGGCACGCGAACGGTGTTCTTCGAGCTCAACGGTCAGCCGCGCGAAGTGAACGTACCGGATCGGTCGCTCGAGGCGACGCTGCACAAGCACCCCAAGGCCAACCCCGACGACGCCAAGCAGATCGCCGCCCCGATGCCGGGGAAGGTGACGAACATCGCCGTCAAGCCCGGCGACCTGGTAAAGGGGAACGAACGGCTGCTGAGCATCGAGGCGATGAAGATGGAGACCGCCGTCTACGCCCCACGCGAAGGCAAGATCAAGGAAGTTGCCGTCAAGCCCGGGTCGGCCGTGACGGCCGGCGACCTGCTGGTGGTGCTGGAAGCGTAG
- a CDS encoding transposase produces MALAYFITFHTYGTWLHGTSKSKGSVDREHNQYGTEFVEPDALRESRSRQDMTQPPYVLRSAEEREVVRDAIVSLCRKKGWRLLAAHVRTNHVHVVMSVDRDPGRVMSDLKSRASRALTKAGFDDADRKRWTRHGSTLHLFDEASVADKVDYTLNQQGEMLAFYDGREQ; encoded by the coding sequence GTGGCGCTTGCTTACTTCATCACCTTCCACACCTACGGCACGTGGTTGCACGGCACCTCCAAGAGCAAGGGCTCCGTCGATCGCGAACACAACCAGTATGGAACAGAATTCGTCGAGCCCGACGCGCTGCGCGAATCACGATCGAGACAGGACATGACCCAACCGCCATATGTCCTGCGCTCGGCCGAAGAGCGCGAGGTTGTCCGCGATGCGATCGTATCGCTGTGCCGGAAAAAGGGCTGGCGTTTGCTGGCGGCCCATGTGCGCACGAACCACGTGCACGTGGTGATGTCGGTCGACCGAGATCCGGGTCGCGTAATGAGCGACCTGAAGTCCCGGGCTTCGCGGGCACTGACAAAGGCAGGCTTCGACGATGCTGATCGCAAACGCTGGACTCGTCACGGGAGCACATTGCATCTGTTCGATGAGGCGTCGGTGGCGGACAAGGTCGATTATACGTTGAATCAGCAAGGCGAGATGCTGGCGTTTTATGACGGTCGTGAACAGTGA
- a CDS encoding RNA polymerase sigma factor: MATRERDEPAAFPKTSWSLVGRAAGAEDKQSRDALNELVIRYLPALRAHLILARRLSHDTADELLQEFLASKLIENTLVARAQPERGKFRTFLLASLRNFLVDRARAARAKKRGGGEATLAIDADVTGDPADPRAEEPSAAFEAAWARQVMDRAATLMHQTCDADGRTDLWTVFEARLLAPSRDGTPPADYEVIARTIGGKSAEQVSNLLTTAKRQFNRSLREAIAEYAGDGEVDQEIHDLHDALAKAKPQG; the protein is encoded by the coding sequence ATGGCCACCAGAGAGCGCGACGAGCCCGCGGCATTTCCGAAGACCAGCTGGTCGCTGGTCGGGCGGGCGGCCGGCGCGGAAGACAAGCAGTCGCGCGACGCGCTCAACGAACTGGTCATCCGCTACCTGCCGGCGCTGCGGGCCCACCTGATCCTTGCCCGGCGGCTCAGTCACGACACCGCCGACGAGTTGCTTCAGGAATTCCTGGCCAGCAAGCTGATCGAGAACACCCTGGTCGCGCGGGCACAGCCCGAACGCGGCAAGTTCCGCACCTTCCTTCTGGCATCGCTGCGAAACTTCCTGGTGGACCGGGCACGGGCGGCACGCGCAAAGAAGCGCGGTGGCGGTGAAGCCACCCTCGCGATCGACGCCGACGTGACCGGCGACCCGGCCGACCCGCGGGCCGAAGAACCCTCGGCGGCGTTTGAAGCCGCCTGGGCACGGCAGGTCATGGACCGCGCTGCCACACTGATGCACCAAACCTGCGATGCCGACGGACGAACCGATTTATGGACGGTGTTCGAAGCCCGGCTGCTGGCCCCTTCGCGTGACGGAACCCCGCCGGCCGACTACGAAGTGATCGCCCGCACCATCGGCGGCAAGAGTGCCGAGCAGGTGTCCAACCTGCTGACGACGGCAAAGCGCCAGTTCAATCGGAGCCTCCGCGAAGCGATCGCCGAATACGCCGGGGACGGCGAGGTCGATCAGGAGATTCACGACCTTCACGATGCGCTGGCCAAGGCCAAGCCGCAGGGGTGA